One Rhodanobacteraceae bacterium genomic window, TCCGCGCCTCAAGCTGCAGGGTTTCAACAACCTGACGAAGGCCCTGTCCTTCAACATCTACGACGTCTGCTACGCGGTCACCGAGGAGCAGCGCAACCGCTACATCGAGTACATCGATGAGGCCTACAACGCCGAGCGCCTGACCGAGATCCTGACCGAGGTTGCCGACATCATCGGCGCCAACGTGCTCAACGTCGCGCGCCAGGACTACGATCCGCAGGGCGCCAGCGTCACCATCCTGATCTCCGAGCAGCCGGTCATCGACCGCGCCGATGTCGGCCGCGAGATGCTGAAGGATGCGATGCGCGAATCGGACGAGCCCGCCGAGGCGAGCGTCGTGGCGCACCTGGACAAGAGCCACATCACCGTCCACACCTATCCGGAAAGCCACCCGTTCAACGGCATCAGCACCTTCCGTGCGGATATCGACGTGGCCACCTGTGGCGTGATTTCGCCGCTGAAGGCGCTGAACTACCTGATCGACAGCTTCGAGTCGGACATCGTGATCATGGATTACCGCGTGCGCGGCGCCACCCGCGACGTGCGTGGCACCAAGCACTACATCGACCACAAGATCAACTCGATCCAGGACTTCCTGTCCAAGCCGATCAAGAACCGCTACGAGATGTTCGACGTCAACGTCTACCAGGAGAACATCTTCCACACGAAGATGCATATCAAGGAGTTCGACCTCGACACCTACCTGTTCGAGGCGACCAAGAACGAGCTCTCGTTCAAGGACCGCGCGCGGATCGAGGCGCAGGTGCGCCGCGAGATCGGCGAGCTGTTCCACGGGCGCAACCTGGACTGAGCGGTTGCATCGCTGACCGCGCCCGCCGGACGGGCGCGGTCAGAACCGGTAAGCGACCGCGCGCAGCGCGTCGGCAGCTACCTGCATCACCTGCGGTAGCGGCCACGGCAGTTCCATCGCGCCGCGGGCCTGGGCGTTCGCGCCGTGCTCCACCTCGTCGGACTTCATCTGCTCCAGCACGGCGCGCGTGCGCTCGTCGCCTTCGGGCAAACGAGTCAGGTGATCGCCGAGATGGCTCTCGACCTGACGCTCGGTTTCCACCACGAATCCGAGGCTGAGGCGGTCGCCGATCAATCCGGCGCCGGCACCGATGGCGAAGGCGCCGGCGTACCAGAACGGATTCAATACGCTCGGGCGGCTGCCGAGTTCGGCCAGGCGCGATTCGCACCAGGCCAGGTGATCGCCTTCCTCGCGCGCGGCCTGCATCAGGTGCGCAGCCACCGCCGGATCGCGCGCCACCGCGGCCTGGCCGTAGTACAGCGCCTGCGCACAGACCTCGCCGGCGTGGTTGATGCGCATCAGCCCCGCGACATGTCGGCGCTGGGCGTCGTCCAGTTCGATCCGCGGATGGGGCGCGCCCGGGCTCGGCCGGTCCGGTGCCTCGGCTGGGGCGAACACCGTGCGCAGCGCGCGGTCGGCTTCGGCCAGCAGGCGGTCTAGGTTGGAGGATTCGCGCAGCGGTCGGCTCATGGTGGGGAAGCGGGCAACCATCGTTGCGCCAAGCATGCCACCGGATGCTGGAATGAAAGGTTGACGCCGCTCAGCAGCAGACGCTCACCGAGGTGCAGGCTGCAGCCCACGTTGGTGGTCGCCAGCGCATCCAGCTCGAGCGCCGCGATCTTCTCCACGATGGGCTGCGCCAGCGCATCCGCCTGCTCCGGGTGGTCGAGCAGGTGCGGCCCGGCCGCGCCGCAGCAGCCATGGCCGGCATCGATGGCCACCACCTCGACGCCCGGCAGCGCCGCCAGCAACTCGCGCGCGGCGGCCGCGTCACGCAGCGCATGCCGATGCGTGCACGGTGCGTACAGGCCGATGCGGGCGGGCAGCGCGCGCAGCCGTGGCGCCCACGCGGCGCGCCGCGCGAGCAGCCAGCGGCAGGCTTCGACGACCTGGACCTCGCCGGCATCCCGGCGCAGTGATTCGATGCAGCCGCTGTCGAGCGCGACCACCTCGCGGATCCGGTTGTGCGCCCACACTTCGCGGTTGCGGGCGGCCATCCCAGCAGCGCCGACGGGATCGCCCAGATGGCGCGCAATTGCGCCGCAGCAACCAGGATCAGCCAGCACCGCCAGGGACTCGCCAATGGCGCGCGCCACCTCGACCAGCGCCCGCTGCGCGTCGCTTTCGAAGCTGCGCGCCAGGCAGCCGGTGAACAGCGCGGTGGTCGCGCCCTGGCCGGCGTCGGGTGCCAAGGGCTTGCCGGCGCGCAGCAACCAGCGCGCGCGGCGGCCCAGCCGATGCGTCAGTGCAGGCGTCGCGCGCGCCAATCGTCCCAGTAGCGAGAGTGACGCCGCTGCAGCAGTCGGGTAACCCGCCGCGCGCTCGGCCAGCGTAGGGCCGCGGCCATCGCGCAACAGCGCGCGGGCGCCTTCGATGATCTCGCCGTAGTGCACCTGCGCCGGGCACACCGACTCACACGCGCGGCATTGCAGGCAGGTCGCGAACGCCTCGGTCACCGCAATGTCTACCGGTGCATCGGCCGACAGGGTCTTCGCCAGCGCTATGCGGCCACGCGGCGAGCGGGTCTCCAACCCGCTCAGCCGGAATGTGGGACAGTGCGGCAGGCACAGCCCGCACATCACGCATTCGTCCGCACGCGCCCGCAGCGCCTCGCTGGCTCCGTTCAGATCGCCACCGTCATGCTTCGCGCCTGCCATCGGTTGATGCTGGCAGAGTTCCACCTGCGCTGCAGTGGATTGGTGCCCGGCGCTGCCCGGCTTGCCGGCAACTGAACGCAAACTTCACTCACAACGCTCGCGGGGGCTTGCACGCTCCCGATCCGCCATCTAAACTTGTTGGTCTTTGTAAGGCAAGGTCCAGGGAAGGTCTCCATGAAGACGGTAAGCGCGAAGCCGGAAACCGTGAAGCGCGATTGGTTTCTGGTGGATGCCGCGGGCAAGACGCTCGGCCGCCTGTGCACGGAACTCGCACGGCGCCTGCGCGGCAAGCACAAGGCCATCTACACCCCGCACGTCGACACCGGCGATTACCTCGTGGTGATCAACGCCGAGAGGATCGCGGTCACGGGCAACAAGCTCAATGACAAGATGTACCACCGGGTGACCGGCTACATCGGCAACATCAAGACCACCCCGCTGAAGAAC contains:
- the speD gene encoding adenosylmethionine decarboxylase, which codes for MVKPIPRLKLQGFNNLTKALSFNIYDVCYAVTEEQRNRYIEYIDEAYNAERLTEILTEVADIIGANVLNVARQDYDPQGASVTILISEQPVIDRADVGREMLKDAMRESDEPAEASVVAHLDKSHITVHTYPESHPFNGISTFRADIDVATCGVISPLKALNYLIDSFESDIVIMDYRVRGATRDVRGTKHYIDHKINSIQDFLSKPIKNRYEMFDVNVYQENIFHTKMHIKEFDLDTYLFEATKNELSFKDRARIEAQVRREIGELFHGRNLD
- the coq7 gene encoding 2-polyprenyl-3-methyl-6-methoxy-1,4-benzoquinone monooxygenase, whose translation is MSRPLRESSNLDRLLAEADRALRTVFAPAEAPDRPSPGAPHPRIELDDAQRRHVAGLMRINHAGEVCAQALYYGQAAVARDPAVAAHLMQAAREEGDHLAWCESRLAELGSRPSVLNPFWYAGAFAIGAGAGLIGDRLSLGFVVETERQVESHLGDHLTRLPEGDERTRAVLEQMKSDEVEHGANAQARGAMELPWPLPQVMQVAADALRAVAYRF
- a CDS encoding (Fe-S)-binding protein gives rise to the protein MAGAKHDGGDLNGASEALRARADECVMCGLCLPHCPTFRLSGLETRSPRGRIALAKTLSADAPVDIAVTEAFATCLQCRACESVCPAQVHYGEIIEGARALLRDGRGPTLAERAAGYPTAAAASLSLLGRLARATPALTHRLGRRARWLLRAGKPLAPDAGQGATTALFTGCLARSFESDAQRALVEVARAIGESLAVLADPGCCGAIARHLGDPVGAAGMAARNREVWAHNRIREVVALDSGCIESLRRDAGEVQVVEACRWLLARRAAWAPRLRALPARIGLYAPCTHRHALRDAAAARELLAALPGVEVVAIDAGHGCCGAAGPHLLDHPEQADALAQPIVEKIAALELDALATTNVGCSLHLGERLLLSGVNLSFQHPVACLAQRWLPASPP
- the rplM gene encoding 50S ribosomal protein L13 — protein: MKTVSAKPETVKRDWFLVDAAGKTLGRLCTELARRLRGKHKAIYTPHVDTGDYLVVINAERIAVTGNKLNDKMYHRVTGYIGNIKTTPLKNMLATHPERAIEIAVKGMLPKGPLGRDMYRKLKVYSGSEHPHAAQQPAVLDI